The proteins below come from a single Paramormyrops kingsleyae isolate MSU_618 chromosome 25, PKINGS_0.4, whole genome shotgun sequence genomic window:
- the LOC140582982 gene encoding pantothenate kinase 3-like isoform X1, with the protein MASLFRYFQPRHLLCATGVVLAAAGTAYLVRRLSKRVELQEVPREPEEPTKPCTSPSPAGHTAEPPRLNKPPFPWFGMDIGGTLAKLVYFEPKDITTEEEQEETENLRNIRSCLTSNVAYGSTGIRDVHLEMKGLELCGRMGNLHFIRFPTQDLPAFLRMTRDKQFSRLHKTLCATGGGAYKFEADFQTIAGLQLVKLDELDCVIRGALYMNSSGPSECFYLENPTHPEQCFLKPYPLENPYPFLLVNIGSGVSILAVHSRDNFKRVSGTSLGGGTFLGLCCLLTGCSTFEEALEMASRGESTQVDKLVRDIYGGDYERFGLPGWIVASSFGNMIYKEQRDSVSKEDLARAALVTVTNNIGSISRMCALNENIERVVFVGNFLRGNMLSMKLLAYSMEYWSAGRLKALFLQHEGYLGAVGSLLELLKSS; encoded by the exons ATGGCCAGTTTATTTCGCTATTTCCAGCCGCGCCATTTGCTCTGCGCAACCGGAGTGGTGCTTGCGGCAGCCGGTACAGCGTACCTTGTACGGCGACTCAGTAAAAGGGTGGAGCTACAGGAAG tgcccagggaaCCAGAGGAGCCGACCAAACCCTGCACATCGCCCAGCCCTGCCGGACACACAGCGGAGCCGCCAAGGTTGAACAAGCCAC CCTTTCCCTGGTTCGGAATGGACATTGGTGGGACCCTTGCGAAACTAGTCTACTTCGAACCAAAGGACATcacaacagaggaggaacaggaagaaaCGGAAAACCTTAGAAACATCCGCTCCTGTTTGACCTCTAATGTGGCTTATGGCTCTACCGGCATCCGGGATGTCCACCTGGAAATGAAGGGTCTGGAGCTGTGTGGCCGAATGGGGAACCTGCATTTCATTCGTTTCCCCACCCAAGACCTCCCTGCCTTTCTGCGAATGACCCGTGACAAGCAGTTCTCCAGGCTCCATAAAACACTCTGTGCCACGGGTGGTGGGGCCTACAAGTTTGAGGCTGATTTCCAAACG ATTGCTGGTCTACAGCTCGTGAAACTGGATGAGTTGGATTGTGTCATCCGTGGGGCCCTGTACATGAACTCCAGTGGACCCTCCGAGTGTTTCTACTTGGAAAATCCAACTCATCCAGAGCAGTGCTTCCTCAAACCTTACCCACTGGAGAACCCTTACCCATTCCTTCTTGTCAACATCGGGTCTGGGGTCAGCATTCTCGCAGTCCATTCCAGAGATAATTTCAAACGTGTCTCTGGAACAAG TCTCGGTGGAGGGACTTTCCTTGGGCTGTGCTGTCTGCTGACGGGTTGCTCCACGTTTGAGGAAGCACTGGAGATGGCCTCACGTGGGGAGAGTACACAAGTAGATAAACTTGTGCGGGACATATATGGGGGCGACTATGAGAGGTTTGGTCTCCCAGGCTGGATTGTGGCCTCCAG ttttggaaacatgatttataaagagcagcGCGATTCAGTGTCCAAAGAAGACCTGGCCAGGGCAGCATTAGTTACCGTCACGAATAACATCGGCTCCATCAGCAGGATGTGTGCCTTGAATGAG AACATCGAGAGAGTGGTGTTCGTGGGCAACTTCCTGAGGGGTAACATGCTGTCCATGAAGTTGCTGGCCTACTCTATGGAGTACTGGTCTGCTGGACGATTGAAAGCACTGTTTCTTCAGCATGAG ggCTACTTGGGAGCTGTTGGGTCACTTCTGGAGCTGTTAAAATCCTCCTAA
- the LOC140582982 gene encoding pantothenate kinase 3-like isoform X2 — protein MPREPEEPTKPCTSPSPAGHTAEPPRLNKPPFPWFGMDIGGTLAKLVYFEPKDITTEEEQEETENLRNIRSCLTSNVAYGSTGIRDVHLEMKGLELCGRMGNLHFIRFPTQDLPAFLRMTRDKQFSRLHKTLCATGGGAYKFEADFQTIAGLQLVKLDELDCVIRGALYMNSSGPSECFYLENPTHPEQCFLKPYPLENPYPFLLVNIGSGVSILAVHSRDNFKRVSGTSLGGGTFLGLCCLLTGCSTFEEALEMASRGESTQVDKLVRDIYGGDYERFGLPGWIVASSFGNMIYKEQRDSVSKEDLARAALVTVTNNIGSISRMCALNENIERVVFVGNFLRGNMLSMKLLAYSMEYWSAGRLKALFLQHEGYLGAVGSLLELLKSS, from the exons a tgcccagggaaCCAGAGGAGCCGACCAAACCCTGCACATCGCCCAGCCCTGCCGGACACACAGCGGAGCCGCCAAGGTTGAACAAGCCAC CCTTTCCCTGGTTCGGAATGGACATTGGTGGGACCCTTGCGAAACTAGTCTACTTCGAACCAAAGGACATcacaacagaggaggaacaggaagaaaCGGAAAACCTTAGAAACATCCGCTCCTGTTTGACCTCTAATGTGGCTTATGGCTCTACCGGCATCCGGGATGTCCACCTGGAAATGAAGGGTCTGGAGCTGTGTGGCCGAATGGGGAACCTGCATTTCATTCGTTTCCCCACCCAAGACCTCCCTGCCTTTCTGCGAATGACCCGTGACAAGCAGTTCTCCAGGCTCCATAAAACACTCTGTGCCACGGGTGGTGGGGCCTACAAGTTTGAGGCTGATTTCCAAACG ATTGCTGGTCTACAGCTCGTGAAACTGGATGAGTTGGATTGTGTCATCCGTGGGGCCCTGTACATGAACTCCAGTGGACCCTCCGAGTGTTTCTACTTGGAAAATCCAACTCATCCAGAGCAGTGCTTCCTCAAACCTTACCCACTGGAGAACCCTTACCCATTCCTTCTTGTCAACATCGGGTCTGGGGTCAGCATTCTCGCAGTCCATTCCAGAGATAATTTCAAACGTGTCTCTGGAACAAG TCTCGGTGGAGGGACTTTCCTTGGGCTGTGCTGTCTGCTGACGGGTTGCTCCACGTTTGAGGAAGCACTGGAGATGGCCTCACGTGGGGAGAGTACACAAGTAGATAAACTTGTGCGGGACATATATGGGGGCGACTATGAGAGGTTTGGTCTCCCAGGCTGGATTGTGGCCTCCAG ttttggaaacatgatttataaagagcagcGCGATTCAGTGTCCAAAGAAGACCTGGCCAGGGCAGCATTAGTTACCGTCACGAATAACATCGGCTCCATCAGCAGGATGTGTGCCTTGAATGAG AACATCGAGAGAGTGGTGTTCGTGGGCAACTTCCTGAGGGGTAACATGCTGTCCATGAAGTTGCTGGCCTACTCTATGGAGTACTGGTCTGCTGGACGATTGAAAGCACTGTTTCTTCAGCATGAG ggCTACTTGGGAGCTGTTGGGTCACTTCTGGAGCTGTTAAAATCCTCCTAA
- the LOC140582982 gene encoding pantothenate kinase 2, mitochondrial-like isoform X3, translated as MDIGGTLAKLVYFEPKDITTEEEQEETENLRNIRSCLTSNVAYGSTGIRDVHLEMKGLELCGRMGNLHFIRFPTQDLPAFLRMTRDKQFSRLHKTLCATGGGAYKFEADFQTIAGLQLVKLDELDCVIRGALYMNSSGPSECFYLENPTHPEQCFLKPYPLENPYPFLLVNIGSGVSILAVHSRDNFKRVSGTSLGGGTFLGLCCLLTGCSTFEEALEMASRGESTQVDKLVRDIYGGDYERFGLPGWIVASSFGNMIYKEQRDSVSKEDLARAALVTVTNNIGSISRMCALNENIERVVFVGNFLRGNMLSMKLLAYSMEYWSAGRLKALFLQHEGYLGAVGSLLELLKSS; from the exons ATGGACATTGGTGGGACCCTTGCGAAACTAGTCTACTTCGAACCAAAGGACATcacaacagaggaggaacaggaagaaaCGGAAAACCTTAGAAACATCCGCTCCTGTTTGACCTCTAATGTGGCTTATGGCTCTACCGGCATCCGGGATGTCCACCTGGAAATGAAGGGTCTGGAGCTGTGTGGCCGAATGGGGAACCTGCATTTCATTCGTTTCCCCACCCAAGACCTCCCTGCCTTTCTGCGAATGACCCGTGACAAGCAGTTCTCCAGGCTCCATAAAACACTCTGTGCCACGGGTGGTGGGGCCTACAAGTTTGAGGCTGATTTCCAAACG ATTGCTGGTCTACAGCTCGTGAAACTGGATGAGTTGGATTGTGTCATCCGTGGGGCCCTGTACATGAACTCCAGTGGACCCTCCGAGTGTTTCTACTTGGAAAATCCAACTCATCCAGAGCAGTGCTTCCTCAAACCTTACCCACTGGAGAACCCTTACCCATTCCTTCTTGTCAACATCGGGTCTGGGGTCAGCATTCTCGCAGTCCATTCCAGAGATAATTTCAAACGTGTCTCTGGAACAAG TCTCGGTGGAGGGACTTTCCTTGGGCTGTGCTGTCTGCTGACGGGTTGCTCCACGTTTGAGGAAGCACTGGAGATGGCCTCACGTGGGGAGAGTACACAAGTAGATAAACTTGTGCGGGACATATATGGGGGCGACTATGAGAGGTTTGGTCTCCCAGGCTGGATTGTGGCCTCCAG ttttggaaacatgatttataaagagcagcGCGATTCAGTGTCCAAAGAAGACCTGGCCAGGGCAGCATTAGTTACCGTCACGAATAACATCGGCTCCATCAGCAGGATGTGTGCCTTGAATGAG AACATCGAGAGAGTGGTGTTCGTGGGCAACTTCCTGAGGGGTAACATGCTGTCCATGAAGTTGCTGGCCTACTCTATGGAGTACTGGTCTGCTGGACGATTGAAAGCACTGTTTCTTCAGCATGAG ggCTACTTGGGAGCTGTTGGGTCACTTCTGGAGCTGTTAAAATCCTCCTAA